The nucleotide window GACCTGTTCGGCGCCGTTCAGTGTGCGGCGGCACACGTACTCGGGGTACGCGTGGAACAGCGGCGGCCGTTTCTCAAGATCCTCCTTGTAGAGCAGCCGCTTCGCCTCGTCGTGCTCGACCCGCCGGCCACGCACCACCACGTGCTTGCGCCCGATGGCGTCGGTCCACCACGCCGCGAGCACCTGCGTCGCCGGGACGCCCCCGCGCCCGCCGCGGAACATCTGGTGCCCCTCCGGCGCGCCGGCGATCGCCCGGGCGCACTTCTTCCACCGCGCCGGGTTGTCGTCGAGCAGCCGCGACCGGCACCGCTTGTTCGCCGCCTCCGTGGCCCGCGTGATGGTTTCAACGACGGCCTCTTCGTCCGGGTCGATGAGTCGCACTTCGTGCTTGAGCATGGGTTACCGGAGCGTGGGCCACTGGCCCGCTCGCGCCCTTTCAGAATCGCCCGGAATAAACGCCGAACGCACCGCCGCCCGGCCGAAGCGCCGCGGCCCCTAGAATGACCGCGTGCCCGATGTTCATTCTAACTCCACGCGTGTATCGTCATGTCTGCCGACCCCTTGTTGCAAAGTCAGGTGCCCGGACACACCCCGCGGCGCGGCAAAGTGCGCGACGTGTACGACCTCGGCGACACCCTCGTCATCGTCGCGACCGACCGCATCAGCGCGTTCGACTGGGTGCTCCCCACGCCGATCCCGGGTAAGGGCCAGATCCTCACCCAGATGACGCTGTTCTGGTTCAAGTGGCTCAACATCCCGAACCACCTCATCAGCGCGAACCTCTCTGATTTGCCGCCGGCGTTCCAGCGCGAGGAACTCGAGGGGCGCGTCATGCTCGTGAAAAAGGCCACCGTCGTGCCGGTGGAGTGCGTTGCGCGCGGCTACCTGCTGGGGTCCGTCTGGAAGGAGTACCAGCGCCACAGCACCGTCTGCGGGCTCGCGCTCCCGAAGGGGCTGCGGCTCGCGAGCAAACTGCCCGAACCGCTGTTCACCCCCGCGACCAAGGCCGAGGACGGCGCGCACGACGAGAACATCACGTTCGAGGTGATGGCGAAAGCGGCCGGGGCCGACACCGCGGCCGAGCTGAAAGCGAAAACCCTCGACGTGTACCGCCGCGCGGCGGCGCACGCCGAGAGCCGCGGCATCATCCTCGCCGACACGAAGCTCGAATGGGGCCGGCTCCCGAGCGGCGAGTTGATCCTGATTGACGAGGTGCTGACCCCGGACAGCTCGCGGTTCTGGCCCAAGGACCGGTACCGCGAGGGGGAATCGCCGTCGTCGTTCGACAAGCAGTTCGTGCGCGACTGGCTCGAAGCGAGCGACTGGGACAAGGCCAGCCCGCCGCCGGTGCTGCCGGAAGGGGTGGTGAACAGCACCCTCGACAAGTACCGCGAAGCGCTCGACCGGCTCACGAGCTGACGTTGTTCTCGGTGCAACGCGGGCGCCCGCTCTTGGCCCCGCACACGAGAAAACTCCTCAGCAGATTGACACGCAAACCCGAAAGCGGGCGGGACGCCCGCGCTCCACAGAGAACGACGTGCCCACGTCACACGACCTCGACCTGACCGCCCTCGCCCGCTGGGCCAACGAGCGCGTCCCCGACGCGCTGTTCTGGACCGTCAGCGGGTCGCACAGTTACGGGTTCCCGTCCGCGGACAGCGACATCGACCTGCGCGGGTGCTTCCGCGCGCCGCTCCGCGCCCTCGCGGGGCTGCGCCCGCCGGCCGAAACCCTGGAGCCGAAGGGGACGCTCGACGGGCGCGAGGTCGAGGCGGTGGCGCACGAGGCCGGCAAGTACCTGCGGATGCTGTGCAAGCACAACGGCTACGTTCTGGAACAGGTGTTCTCGCCGCTCGTGGCGCACGGGGCGGATTTCCTCGCGCGGCTGCGCCCCGTGGCCGCGAAATGCGTGACGAAGCACTGCTACAACCACTACCGGGGGTTCCTGCACACCCAGCGGCAGCAGTTCGAGAAGGAAAGCCCCAAGCGCGCCAAAACGCTCCTGTACGCGTACCGGGTGGCCCTCACCGGGGTTCACCTGCTCGAAACGGGCGAGGTGGAAACGCACCTGCCCACGCTCAACGAGCGGTTCAAACTCCCCTTCGTCCCCGAACTGATCGAGCGCAAGGCGGGCGCCGAGTTCGGTGCCCTGAGCGCCGTCGATGTCGAGTTCCACACCCGCCAGCTTACCGAATGGGAGCACCGGCTCGCCGCCGCGCACGAAGCGAGCACGCTGCCGACCGACGCGCCCGCACACGAACTGAACGCGCTGCTGCTCGAACTGCGCGACCTGCGCTGAACTCACCCATGAACCCACCTGCGGTGTCGCGTTCTT belongs to Gemmata obscuriglobus and includes:
- a CDS encoding phosphoribosylaminoimidazolesuccinocarboxamide synthase, with protein sequence MSADPLLQSQVPGHTPRRGKVRDVYDLGDTLVIVATDRISAFDWVLPTPIPGKGQILTQMTLFWFKWLNIPNHLISANLSDLPPAFQREELEGRVMLVKKATVVPVECVARGYLLGSVWKEYQRHSTVCGLALPKGLRLASKLPEPLFTPATKAEDGAHDENITFEVMAKAAGADTAAELKAKTLDVYRRAAAHAESRGIILADTKLEWGRLPSGELILIDEVLTPDSSRFWPKDRYREGESPSSFDKQFVRDWLEASDWDKASPPPVLPEGVVNSTLDKYREALDRLTS
- a CDS encoding nucleotidyltransferase domain-containing protein — translated: MPTSHDLDLTALARWANERVPDALFWTVSGSHSYGFPSADSDIDLRGCFRAPLRALAGLRPPAETLEPKGTLDGREVEAVAHEAGKYLRMLCKHNGYVLEQVFSPLVAHGADFLARLRPVAAKCVTKHCYNHYRGFLHTQRQQFEKESPKRAKTLLYAYRVALTGVHLLETGEVETHLPTLNERFKLPFVPELIERKAGAEFGALSAVDVEFHTRQLTEWEHRLAAAHEASTLPTDAPAHELNALLLELRDLR